In Zalophus californianus isolate mZalCal1 chromosome 4, mZalCal1.pri.v2, whole genome shotgun sequence, the following proteins share a genomic window:
- the GJA9 gene encoding gap junction alpha-9 protein, producing MGNWNFLGGILEEVHIHSTIIGKIWLTILFIFRMLVLGVAAEDVWNDEQSSFICNTEQPGCRNVCYDQAFPISLIRYWVLQVIFVSSPSLVYMGHALYRLRVLEKERQRRKAQLRGALEGVGFEIPGDRRKLQQELCQLEQKKLNKAPLRGTLLCTYVVHIFTRSVVEVGFMIGQYLLYGFHLEPLVKCHGHPCPNIIDCFVSRPTEKTIFLLFMQSIATVSLFLNVLEIFHLGFKKIKRGLWGQYKWKDEHNEFFANKSKQNHAKYQSTSANSLKRLSSAPDYYLLMEKQKHTAVCPILNSPAFQADPDNHSGNDEKRILDEQETVLSDEMWTLSATCSHLQHIGSCNNEDTHKIFRKEVGSPLREKREIDGKDSKRNHCSRCHCSIPGVAIDLDNHMGQSSQTAFPPPANCAWEQLWLRSTCCPSMEYENQVSPPKGNLKGQFREGTISTLPPSLGDCQPLHIPDTPDSLGQLSFKSDLARSCNNPTACPPPNHLVLLTNNLTGRRAPTDLQI from the coding sequence ATGGGGAACTGGAATTTCCTTGGAGGCATCCTGGAGGAAGTTCACATCCATTCCACCATCATTGGAAAGATCTGGCTCACTATCCTGTTCATATTTCGAATGCTTGTTCTTGGTGTAGCAGCTGAGGATGTCTGGAATGATGAGCAGTCCAGCTTCATCTGTAATACAGAACAACCCGGCTGCAGAAATGTGTGCTACGACCAGGCCTTTCCTATCTCCCTCATTAGATACTGGGTTTTGCAGGTGATATTTGTGTCTTCACCATCCCTGGTCTATATGGGCCATGCTTTGTACCGACTGAGGGTTctggagaaagagaggcagaggaggaaagcTCAACTGAGAGGGGCCCTGGAGGGCGTGGGGTTTGAAATACCTGGGGACCGGAGGAAACTGCAGCAAGAACTTTGTCAGCTGGAACAAAAGAAACTAAATAAAGCTCCACTCAGAGGAACCCTGCTTTGCACTTACGTGGTACACATTTTCACTCGCTCCGTGGTTGAGGTTGGGTTCATGATTGGACAGTATCTTTTATATGGATTTCATTTAGAGCCTTTAGTTAAATGCCATGGCCACCCGTGTCCAAATATAATTGATTGTTTTGTGTCAAGACCAACAGAAAAGACAATATTCCTATTATTTATGCAATCTATAGccactgtttctcttttcttaaatgttCTAGAAATTTTCCACCtaggttttaaaaagattaaaagaggGCTTTGGGGACAATATAAATGGAAGGATGAGCATAATGAATTCTTTGCGAACAAGTCGAAACAAAATCATGCCAAATATCAGAGCACCTCTGCAAATTCACTGAAGAGACTCTCTTCTGCACCTGATTATTATCTGTTAatggaaaagcaaaaacacacaGCAGTGTGCCCTATTCTAAATTCACCTGCATTTCAGGCAGATCCTGACAATCACAGTGGAAATGATGAGAAACGCATTTTGGATGAACAAGAAACTGTACTTTCTGATGAGATGTGGACACTTAGCGCTACGTGTAGTCATCTTCAACACATCGGCTCATGTAATAATGAAGACactcataaaatatttagaaaagaagtGGGTAGCccattaagggaaaaaagagagattgaTGGCAAAGACAGCAAAAGGAACCACTGCTCTAGATGTCACTGTTCTATTCCAGGTGTTGCTATAGATCTGGACAACCACATGGGGCAGTCATCCCAAACAGCTTTCCCTCCGCCTGCTAACTGTGCCTGGGAACAGTTGTGGCTTAGATCTACATGCTGTCCCTCTATGGAATATGAAAATCAGGTGTCACCTCCTAAAGGAAACCTCAAGGGCCAGTTCAGAGAGGGCACAATTAGCACCCTGCCTCCTTCACTGGGAGACTGCCAACCGCTTCACATTCCAGACACTCCTGATTCTTTGGGACAGTTGTCCTTTAAATCTGATTTGGCCAGAAGCTGCAATAATCCTACTGCTTGTCCTCCTCCAAATCATTTGGTCTTGCTGACAAATAACCTCACTGGTAGGCGGGCTCCCACAGACCTTCAGATCTGA